The Chitinophaga niabensis genome segment AGATACGGCGGGGTCTATCCAGGTCTGGCCCGTAAAACGGATGATCACCAGTGCAATGATCAGCGCTGCGGAACTATAAGCATCTGTTAAGATATGCTGTCCGTTCCCCGAGAGGGTGATTGAATTCAATTGTTTGCCTGACCTTGCCAGGTACAATCCCAGTAATAAATTAACAACAGCTGTGCTGCTGATCACCCAGATACCCTGGTCTATCTGCAGCAGTTCAGGTTTTATAATAAAATACTGTACTGCCTTAAAAAGGATCAGTACACCGGCAATACCGATCATGGCACCTTCAAAGCCGATGGAAAAGAATTCAACTTTCCCATGTCCGTAAGGGTGATTCGCATCCTTTGGTTTGCCGGTAAGGTAGATACTGTAACAGGCAAAACCTCCCGCTACCACATTAATGATAGATTCCAAAGCATCAGACAGGATGGCTACGGAATGGGTAAGAAAGTAAGCTGCAAATTTCGCAAGGGTCAGCAACAGGCTGATGCCAAGAGAAAGCAGGATGATCCGTAGTTCTTTTCTTATCAAGTGAGGCAGTTTAGATTATTGCAAAGAAAATCCAAATTGTGTTAAAATGACACTTGCATTCCATTTTTAATCTGGTTAAATTTGTATAAATTGTGTTTATAGTTAACGTCAGAACAGGAAGCAATCAAAACCTTTAATTTTCTAAATCGAATTTAAACCAGCGGCAATTCTCATAAAGGATCAACAGCGGGATCCATGGGATAATTCAGAATCAGCGGCACCTAATTTATAACCCCCAAATCCGTTCACCACAGGATGAACTAACTCAGGTATTTATTCCGGCTAATACGGGATAATGTAATATTTCTATTAAGGAACATGCAAATAAACTTTCATCCTAACAGTTGTGAATGTAACCCATGTCAATTCGCTTTTATTACTGAAATCTAAATCACATTATGATGCGATGTCTATTCTCATTCCTATTGCTTCTAGGAATCTCCCATGCTGTTTGGGCCCAGCAAATGTCTATCAGCGGCAGGGTACTTGCTGCAGACGACAAAAGCCCCCTGCCCGGTGTAACTATCCGGGTACAGGGTTCTCCTACAGGAACCTCTACCAATACAAGTGGTAGTTTTATCATCAGTGCCTCCCGCGGGCAGGTACTGCAGTTCAGTTACATTGGTTACATTACCAAGAGGGTAACCATTAATGCCGACACGGAAATATTAGTAGAATTGGAAACCGATGCCCAAAACCTGAAAGAGTTTGTGACCACCGCATACGGCATTTCCAAGAATGCCCGTTCCCTGGGTTCCTCCGTACAAAAAGTAGACGGGGAAGACGTAGCCCAGACACAACGGGAAAATTTCCTGAACGGCCTTGCAGGCCGGGTGGCAGGTGCTACGGTAACAGGTACTTCTGGTGCGCCGGGATCCTCTGCGCAACTGGTACTGCGTGGCGCTACCTCTATCGGGGGCAATAACTCACCACTCTATGTAGTGGACGGCGTGCCTTACGATAACCAGTCTGTTAACCAGGAAGCCCTGATAGGTGCTTCCAATCCTTCAGGAACAGCCTTTGCCAACAGAAACTCTGATTATGGTAACCGTGCCATGGACCTCAATCCGGAAGATATTGAAAGCATCACTATACTGAAAGGCCCTGAAGCTGCTGCCCTGTATGGTTCAGATGGCGCCTCAGGAGCAGTGCTCATCACTACCCGCAAAGGGAAAGCCGGAAGGTCTACCGTGAGTTACGATAATAACTTCCGCTTTGATAAAGTATACCGCTTCCCGAAAACACAACGGATCTACAGCCGGGGGCTTAACGGCGTGGCAGATGATAATGCCACCATTAATCCATTCGCATTCGGTTTAATGTCCGCCTACTTCGGTCCTAAATATGCAGACACTACCACCTTTTATGATAACTTCGGAAACTTCTTCAAAACTGGTTTCCAGCAAAGGCATAGCCTGAACTTTGATGGCGGTAATGAGAAGTTCACCTTCCGCCTTTCTACCTCCTGGCTGGACCAGAAGGGAACAGTACCCAACTCCGCTTTTCAACGGGGCACCATCCGCCTCACAGGTACGGCAAAGATCAGCGAGAAGTTGAGCATGACGGGTACTTTCACATATGTGAACTCCACAACAGACAAAACTTCCAAAGGTGCAGGAAGTTACTTCCTCACCCTGCTTACCTTCCCTGCGGATGAGGATGCACGGATCTACCAGAACCCGGATGGCACCCGCAAAACACTCCGGGGCGGCAGTTACACTTCAGAATTCGACAATCCTTTCTGGGACGTGAACAAGAATACAGCCCAGGATAAAACGGCCCGTGTGAACGGATCTATTGTGGCTAACCTGGACCTCACCAACTGGCTGACCTTAAACGGTACGCTGGGTGTAGAGAACTATACCACTACCGGTTATTTCCTCACCCATCCGCAATCCCGCTACGGCTTTGCAACAAACGGGTTCCTTTCTCAAATGGATGTTGTTGCCAACAACATCAGCGGCATTGTAAGGGCAACCGCCCGTAAAACATGGGGTAAGTTTGGTAATATCCTCACCGTGGGAACTGCCATGGAGGACAATAATACCAAAACCAATTCCTTTAAAGGAGAACGTTTCTATGAGCAGAATTTCATCTCCATCAATAACACAGATCCCTTATCCCGGGATATAAGATATACAGACAATACAGCACGGAAATTCCGTTTATTCGGTAACTACGAAGTGAGTTATAACGATATCCTTTACCTATCCCTGGCAGGCAGCAGAGAAGGGCACTCCTACTTTATGAGCCGGGTGGTGGATAAGAATCCCTTCTTTAACTATGGTTCTGCCTCTTTATCTTTTGTGTTCTCAGACCTTCAGCCTTTAAAGGAACTTTCCTGGCTGAGTTATGGTAAAGCCCGCCTTTCCTACGCTACCACAGGTAAAGCGCCCTTTGCACCCTACGTGATAGATAACTCTATGACGCCCCAGATCACTACCGGTGGCGGATTCGCCTACGGCGTGAACGGGAATAACTTTGGCCTGGAGCCGGAACTCACCAAAAACCTGGAAGTTGGGGGTGAGTTCAAATTCATGAAAAACCGTATAGGCGTAGATGTTGCCTACTATATCCTCCGGAGCAGCAAGCAGATCCTTCGTGCGAGGTCCAGCTATGGCACCGGCTTTGTATTGAAATTCCTGAACGGTGGTGAAGTGGAGAACAAAGGACTCGAAATACAGCTAACCGGCTCTCCTGTAAGAAGCAAAGACCTCCAATGGGATGTATTGGTGAACTTCGACCTGAACCGCGGAAAGATCCTGTCCATGCCGGCAGACCTGCCTTCTTACTATGATTCAGATACCTGGGTATTTGGTAACCTTCGTTCCCAATCCTATACCGGTGTAAATACGGGTAACCTTTCCGGTTATACCCTCCGCCGCAATAGTAAAGGCCAGTTGCTGATCAATCCAACAACAGGTTTACCACTGTCAAACGGAGACTTCTCCGTAGTGGGAGACCGTACGCCTGACTTCAAAGTAGGGCTTGTGAATGACATCACTTACAAACAATTTAAGCTGAGCTTTAACCTGGACTTCCGTAAGGGCGGTGATGTATTCAACGGTAATGAATATTATCTCTACCTGGCAGGCCTGAGTGAAAGAACGCTGGACAGGGAAAGAACACTTGTGATAAGGGGTGTA includes the following:
- a CDS encoding cation diffusion facilitator family transporter, translated to MIRKELRIILLSLGISLLLTLAKFAAYFLTHSVAILSDALESIINVVAGGFACYSIYLTGKPKDANHPYGHGKVEFFSIGFEGAMIGIAGVLILFKAVQYFIIKPELLQIDQGIWVISSTAVVNLLLGLYLARSGKQLNSITLSGNGQHILTDAYSSAALIIALVIIRFTGQTWIDPAVSVVMGVMILRKGYQLMRQSISGLMDETDMQVIDKVIEILNEHRHRTWIDVHNMRVQQYGNNYHIDCHVTLPYYLELSQAHEEIKAFEQLVNRELKGHEVEFFIHVDPCIPALCQYCQLSECPVRSHPFRHKITWTRENVLPNRKHAVD
- a CDS encoding SusC/RagA family TonB-linked outer membrane protein, encoding MLLGISHAVWAQQMSISGRVLAADDKSPLPGVTIRVQGSPTGTSTNTSGSFIISASRGQVLQFSYIGYITKRVTINADTEILVELETDAQNLKEFVTTAYGISKNARSLGSSVQKVDGEDVAQTQRENFLNGLAGRVAGATVTGTSGAPGSSAQLVLRGATSIGGNNSPLYVVDGVPYDNQSVNQEALIGASNPSGTAFANRNSDYGNRAMDLNPEDIESITILKGPEAAALYGSDGASGAVLITTRKGKAGRSTVSYDNNFRFDKVYRFPKTQRIYSRGLNGVADDNATINPFAFGLMSAYFGPKYADTTTFYDNFGNFFKTGFQQRHSLNFDGGNEKFTFRLSTSWLDQKGTVPNSAFQRGTIRLTGTAKISEKLSMTGTFTYVNSTTDKTSKGAGSYFLTLLTFPADEDARIYQNPDGTRKTLRGGSYTSEFDNPFWDVNKNTAQDKTARVNGSIVANLDLTNWLTLNGTLGVENYTTTGYFLTHPQSRYGFATNGFLSQMDVVANNISGIVRATARKTWGKFGNILTVGTAMEDNNTKTNSFKGERFYEQNFISINNTDPLSRDIRYTDNTARKFRLFGNYEVSYNDILYLSLAGSREGHSYFMSRVVDKNPFFNYGSASLSFVFSDLQPLKELSWLSYGKARLSYATTGKAPFAPYVIDNSMTPQITTGGGFAYGVNGNNFGLEPELTKNLEVGGEFKFMKNRIGVDVAYYILRSSKQILRARSSYGTGFVLKFLNGGEVENKGLEIQLTGSPVRSKDLQWDVLVNFDLNRGKILSMPADLPSYYDSDTWVFGNLRSQSYTGVNTGNLSGYTLRRNSKGQLLINPTTGLPLSNGDFSVVGDRTPDFKVGLVNDITYKQFKLSFNLDFRKGGDVFNGNEYYLYLAGLSERTLDRERTLVIRGVLQDGLEETSKPTPNAVAITPYFRSDYWATTVATEADFIESVDWMRLRDITLQYVLPAAFLKRQHFVKSASVYVTGTDVFMITNYTGADPNVSTNTAASRGYGGAGIDFGSLANPRGINFGLKASF